The following proteins are co-located in the Hydrogenophaga sp. RAC07 genome:
- a CDS encoding phosphatidylglycerophosphatase A family protein, with the protein MLSTAPAPLARPTWAFLLSHPAHFIALGAGAGLSRFAPGTVGTLWAWAAFLLLQPLMSAPAWGLLILTTTLVGWWACTVTAQHMRVADSGHIVWDEVVAFWLVLWLIAPAGIGAQLAAFVLFRFFDAVKFGPMAWADKTFKGFGPRGGFGILLDDFAAALCTLLVIALWRF; encoded by the coding sequence ATGTTGTCGACCGCCCCCGCCCCCCTGGCCCGCCCGACCTGGGCCTTCCTGCTGTCCCACCCGGCCCACTTCATTGCGCTCGGCGCAGGCGCGGGCCTGAGCCGTTTTGCGCCCGGCACCGTGGGCACCCTGTGGGCCTGGGCTGCGTTCCTGCTGCTGCAGCCACTGATGTCGGCGCCCGCCTGGGGGCTGCTGATCCTGACCACCACGCTGGTCGGCTGGTGGGCCTGCACCGTGACCGCACAACACATGCGCGTGGCCGACTCGGGCCACATCGTGTGGGACGAGGTGGTGGCCTTCTGGCTGGTGCTGTGGTTGATCGCGCCAGCGGGCATCGGGGCGCAGCTGGCGGCGTTTGTGCTGTTCCGGTTTTTCGACGCGGTGAAGTTCGGCCCCATGGCCTGGGCCGACAAGACCTTCAAAGGTTTCGGGCCGCGCGGCGGCTTCGGCATCCTGCTCGACGATTTCGCCGCCGCGCTCTGCACATTGCTGGTGATCGCACTCTGGAGGTTTTGA
- a CDS encoding CinA family protein, whose amino-acid sequence MNTPELVLELARELKARGLMMATAESCTGGLIAGACTDVSGSSDWFERGFVTYSNAAKTELLKVPADLIRQHGAVSEPVARAMASGALAHSPAQLAVAVTGVAGPTGGSVDKPVGTVWFGWATPAGSFTEHQRFDGDRAAVRAATVRHALAGLLQRLP is encoded by the coding sequence ATGAACACGCCCGAACTGGTGCTTGAGCTTGCGCGCGAGCTCAAGGCTCGAGGACTCATGATGGCGACGGCCGAGAGCTGCACCGGTGGGCTGATCGCGGGCGCGTGCACCGATGTGAGCGGGTCCAGCGACTGGTTCGAACGCGGTTTCGTCACCTACTCCAACGCCGCCAAAACCGAGCTGCTGAAAGTGCCCGCCGACCTGATCCGCCAGCACGGTGCGGTGAGCGAACCGGTGGCGCGCGCGATGGCCTCGGGCGCACTCGCCCACTCGCCCGCGCAACTCGCGGTGGCCGTGACCGGCGTGGCAGGCCCCACCGGCGGCAGTGTGGACAAACCGGTGGGCACGGTGTGGTTCGGCTGGGCCACACCGGCGGGCAGCTTCACCGAACACCAGCGCTTCGACGGCGACCGCGCCGCCGTGCGTGCCGCCACCGTGCGGCACGCACTGGCCGGGCTGCTGCAACGCCTGCCCTGA
- a CDS encoding DNA alkylation repair protein: MEPFKNLINATTVSSAGQHLQRAWSDFDRPRFEALANHGLDALELKARMLQLADAMRATLPGDFNAACSVLEASLAPPLPLDARGEPEGLTSAQASTGLAGWVIWSMGEFVARHGQHDVPRSLVCLHALTQRSTAEFAIRPFIQQQPQAVWPVLARWANDPSAHVRRLVSEGSRPRLPWGLRLQALVADPTPALPLLRALQDDTSSYVRRSVANHLNDIAKDHPDLVADWVKDHLIQATPERSTLLRHASRSLIKQGHAPTLAAWGLASGLTGRATLSLSAAQAAVGDAIGLRVTLQSTARQPQPLEIDYAVQHVRANGSSSPKVFKGWKLSLAAGEERALDKRHSLKPVTTRTLYPGMHRIELLVNGLALAEATFDLKP, encoded by the coding sequence ATGGAACCGTTCAAGAACCTGATCAACGCCACCACCGTGTCCAGCGCAGGCCAGCACCTGCAACGCGCCTGGAGCGACTTCGACCGCCCGCGCTTTGAAGCGCTCGCCAACCACGGCCTGGACGCGCTCGAACTCAAGGCGCGCATGCTGCAACTGGCGGACGCGATGCGCGCCACGCTGCCCGGCGATTTCAACGCCGCCTGCAGCGTGCTGGAAGCCAGCCTGGCGCCACCGCTGCCGCTGGACGCGCGGGGCGAGCCCGAGGGCCTCACCTCCGCACAGGCCAGCACCGGGCTGGCCGGCTGGGTGATCTGGTCCATGGGCGAGTTTGTGGCGCGCCACGGCCAGCACGACGTGCCGCGCTCACTGGTCTGCCTGCACGCGCTCACGCAACGCTCCACCGCCGAGTTCGCGATCCGCCCATTCATCCAGCAGCAGCCGCAGGCCGTGTGGCCCGTGCTCGCGCGCTGGGCCAACGACCCGAGCGCGCACGTGCGCCGCCTGGTCAGCGAAGGCAGCCGCCCCCGCCTGCCCTGGGGCCTGCGTCTGCAGGCCCTGGTGGCCGACCCCACCCCCGCGCTGCCGCTGCTGCGCGCCTTGCAGGACGACACCAGCAGCTATGTGCGGCGCAGCGTGGCCAACCACCTCAACGACATTGCCAAAGACCACCCGGATCTGGTGGCCGACTGGGTGAAGGACCACCTCATCCAGGCCACGCCCGAGCGCAGCACGCTCTTGCGCCACGCGAGCCGCAGCCTCATCAAACAGGGCCATGCGCCCACGCTCGCGGCCTGGGGTCTGGCCAGCGGATTGACGGGGCGGGCCACGCTCAGCCTCTCGGCGGCACAGGCGGCGGTGGGCGACGCCATCGGTTTGCGCGTGACGCTGCAATCCACCGCGCGCCAGCCCCAGCCGCTGGAGATCGACTACGCGGTGCAGCACGTGCGCGCCAACGGCAGCAGCTCACCCAAGGTGTTCAAGGGATGGAAGCTCTCGCTGGCAGCCGGCGAAGAACGCGCGCTGGACAAACGCCACAGCCTCAAACCCGTGACCACGCGCACGCTCTACCCGGGAATGCACCGCATCGAGTTGCTGGTGAACGGGCTGGCGCTGGCCGAAGCCACGTTCGACCTCAAGCCTTGA
- a CDS encoding Acg family FMN-binding oxidoreductase — MDRRIFLRTVGGGVIAAATATTVAGCSSALPPEAIAAWNGPGNEPDARRWILAHAILAPHSHNLQSWLVDLSVPEEITLFLDRSRLLPETDPFSRQMMMSQGTFLELLDLAAKQKGLRAEISLFPQGVFPPTTVDARPTARIRLVPDASVQPDPLFAQVFRRRTHREAYEAREPDASALQAIGASVQPHAVRAGFVGTAQADLMQQHRRIAMEAWRIELVTPRTVMESIQVLRVGPAEIAQHRDGISLNDPMVRALAAVGLFDRSKAPAPDDASTTMQIKDFNANIAATPAFFWLVTEGNDRVTQVQSGRAYVRAQLAATAAGLSMQPLSQALQEYPEQAGTYAAIHQLVEAPAPRFTVQMWARLGYAPAIGPSPRRGLDAHILKA; from the coding sequence ATGGACCGCCGAATTTTCCTTCGCACCGTGGGTGGTGGCGTCATTGCCGCCGCCACCGCCACCACCGTGGCGGGCTGCAGCAGCGCGCTGCCTCCCGAAGCCATCGCCGCCTGGAACGGCCCGGGCAACGAGCCCGATGCGCGCCGCTGGATCCTGGCCCACGCCATCCTCGCACCGCACTCGCACAACCTGCAGTCGTGGCTGGTGGACCTGAGCGTGCCCGAGGAGATCACGCTCTTCCTCGACCGCAGCCGCCTGCTGCCCGAGACCGACCCGTTCTCGCGCCAGATGATGATGAGCCAGGGCACGTTCCTGGAGCTGCTCGACCTCGCCGCGAAGCAGAAGGGTCTGCGCGCCGAGATCTCATTGTTCCCGCAAGGTGTGTTCCCGCCGACCACGGTGGACGCGCGGCCCACGGCGCGCATCCGCCTGGTGCCGGACGCGTCGGTGCAGCCCGATCCCTTGTTTGCCCAGGTGTTTCGCCGTCGCACCCACCGCGAAGCCTATGAAGCCCGCGAGCCCGACGCGTCGGCCTTGCAGGCCATCGGGGCCAGCGTGCAGCCGCACGCGGTGCGTGCGGGTTTTGTGGGGACCGCCCAGGCCGACCTGATGCAGCAGCACCGCCGCATCGCCATGGAGGCCTGGCGCATCGAGCTGGTGACGCCGCGCACGGTGATGGAGTCCATCCAGGTGTTGCGCGTGGGCCCGGCCGAAATCGCGCAGCACCGCGACGGCATTTCGCTCAACGACCCGATGGTGCGCGCCTTGGCGGCGGTGGGTTTGTTCGACCGCAGCAAGGCACCCGCCCCCGACGATGCATCGACGACCATGCAGATCAAGGACTTCAACGCCAACATTGCCGCCACGCCCGCGTTCTTCTGGCTGGTGACCGAGGGCAACGACCGCGTCACCCAGGTGCAGTCGGGCCGCGCCTACGTGCGTGCCCAACTCGCGGCCACGGCGGCGGGGCTGTCCATGCAGCCGCTGTCGCAGGCCTTGCAGGAGTACCCCGAACAGGCCGGCACCTATGCGGCGATCCACCAGTTGGTGGAGGCACCCGCGCCGCGATTCACGGTGCAGATGTGGGCGCGGCTGGGCTACGCGCCGGCCATCGGGCCCTCGCCGCGGCGTGGGCTCGATGCGCACATCCTCAAGGCTTGA
- a CDS encoding NAD-dependent epimerase/dehydratase family protein, which yields MNTSPSLLPSGTVLVLGGRGRFGLAAVQAFARGGWRVLAQMRPGAQAPQVTGVQWLPLPLDTPGAVQTLVDQVRQAGGATVVVHALNPKQYTRPAWEREAWPLLQAGMRVAQALGATLMLPGNVYNFGQSMPAVLLEGAPERPSMAMGRIRAAMEARLEAATQRGELRAVVVRAGNFYGQGSGTWLDRAMLTGIHRGKLVFPGPMDVATPWAYLPDLARTFVALAQVRHSMPAFESLHFSGHTLTGADWVRALEPLARQQGWLQADRPLRVGGLPWPLIHALGTVMPGWGALSALRYLWTQPHQLDNRRLRSLIGTEPHTPWPTALQATLSDLHLLSVPTSPALRATA from the coding sequence ATGAACACATCTCCTTCTCTTCTTCCCTCGGGCACCGTGCTGGTCCTGGGGGGCCGGGGCCGGTTCGGTCTGGCTGCGGTGCAGGCCTTTGCGCGCGGCGGCTGGCGCGTGCTGGCCCAGATGCGCCCCGGTGCGCAGGCACCGCAGGTGACGGGAGTGCAGTGGTTGCCCCTGCCGCTGGACACACCCGGCGCTGTTCAGACGCTGGTGGACCAGGTGCGTCAGGCGGGAGGTGCCACGGTGGTCGTCCACGCCCTCAACCCGAAGCAGTACACCCGCCCGGCCTGGGAGCGCGAGGCCTGGCCATTGCTGCAAGCCGGCATGCGGGTGGCCCAAGCCCTGGGGGCCACGCTGATGCTGCCGGGCAACGTCTACAACTTCGGCCAGAGCATGCCGGCGGTGTTGCTCGAAGGCGCGCCCGAGCGACCCAGCATGGCGATGGGCCGCATCCGCGCCGCCATGGAAGCGCGGCTGGAAGCGGCCACCCAGCGCGGCGAACTGCGCGCAGTGGTGGTGCGCGCCGGCAACTTCTATGGCCAGGGATCGGGCACCTGGCTGGACCGCGCGATGCTCACCGGCATCCACCGCGGCAAGCTGGTGTTTCCGGGTCCGATGGACGTGGCCACGCCCTGGGCCTACCTGCCCGATCTGGCGCGCACCTTTGTGGCGCTGGCCCAGGTCCGGCATTCGATGCCCGCGTTCGAGTCGTTGCATTTCAGCGGCCACACCCTCACCGGCGCCGACTGGGTGCGTGCGCTGGAGCCGCTGGCGCGGCAACAGGGCTGGCTGCAGGCCGATCGGCCGCTGCGGGTGGGCGGTCTGCCCTGGCCGCTGATTCATGCGCTGGGCACGGTGATGCCCGGCTGGGGCGCGCTGTCGGCCCTGCGCTACCTGTGGACGCAGCCCCACCAGCTGGACAACCGCCGCCTGCGTTCGCTGATCGGCACCGAGCCCCACACCCCGTGGCCCACCGCGCTGCAGGCCACCTTGAGCGACCTGCACCTGCTGTCGGTGCCGACGTCCCCGGCGCTGCGCGCAACCGCTTGA
- a CDS encoding LysR family transcriptional regulator, producing the protein MHTGHFNWALIPSFLAALDRGSLMAAARALDTSQPTVGRHIGELEAQLGVVLFERTGRGLVPTAHAHRLAEAARSMSGAADQLARQASGAQADTRGTVRISASQPVTCVLLPPLLQQMRVLHPDIQIELVSSNAVSNLLQREADIALRMVRPDQSSLVAKRVGQVVIGTFAHRDYLRRRGTPRVPTDLLAHDLVGNDRNTDILRGFAAMGFPLQREDFAVRTDDLNAYQAAVNAGLGVGFLARYVARHNPELVPLLPMLDIPPLPMWLAVHREIRSNPRIRRVWDFLATAMPQALA; encoded by the coding sequence ATGCATACCGGCCACTTCAACTGGGCATTGATTCCCTCGTTCCTCGCGGCGCTGGACCGGGGGAGCCTCATGGCCGCCGCCCGCGCGCTCGACACCAGCCAGCCCACCGTGGGCCGGCACATCGGCGAACTGGAAGCGCAGCTTGGGGTGGTGCTGTTCGAACGCACTGGCCGCGGCCTGGTGCCCACCGCGCACGCCCACCGCCTGGCCGAAGCGGCGCGCAGCATGTCGGGCGCGGCCGACCAGCTGGCGCGCCAGGCCTCGGGAGCGCAGGCCGACACACGCGGCACGGTGCGCATCAGCGCAAGCCAACCGGTCACCTGCGTGCTGTTGCCTCCGCTCCTGCAACAGATGCGCGTGCTGCACCCCGACATCCAGATCGAGCTGGTGTCCAGCAACGCGGTGAGCAACCTGCTGCAGCGCGAAGCCGACATCGCGCTGCGCATGGTGCGGCCCGACCAGAGTTCGCTGGTGGCCAAACGCGTGGGGCAGGTGGTGATCGGCACCTTTGCGCACCGCGACTACCTGCGCCGGCGCGGCACGCCGCGCGTGCCCACCGACCTGCTGGCCCACGACCTGGTGGGCAACGACCGCAACACCGACATCCTGCGCGGCTTCGCTGCCATGGGCTTCCCTTTGCAGCGCGAGGATTTCGCCGTGCGCACCGACGACCTCAACGCCTACCAGGCCGCTGTGAACGCGGGACTGGGCGTGGGTTTTCTCGCGCGCTATGTGGCGCGACACAACCCCGAGCTGGTGCCGCTGCTGCCCATGCTGGACATTCCACCGCTGCCCATGTGGCTGGCGGTGCACCGGGAAATTCGCAGCAACCCCCGCATCCGCCGGGTCTGGGACTTTCTGGCGACCGCGATGCCGCAGGCACTGGCCTGA
- a CDS encoding alpha/beta fold hydrolase: protein MSADWFNGFEFQQIPTQGAHAAVRVGGRLDGPALVLLHGFPQTHVMWHRVARELAPHFKLVLPDLRGYGDSSHAPGENDHSTYSKRAMAQDVVDVVDALGISTFFLCGHDRGGRVAHRLAVDHPARVRKLCVIDIAPTLDMYARTDMAFARAYYHWFHLIQPAPLPELMIGGNALAYLHAKLGGWGSAQGTTRLPHIEPQALAEYERCFCRTEAIRSACEDYRASAGIDLDHDRESRERGQRIACDTQVLWGARGVVQKFFDPLALWQAQCAGTVSGEAMAAGHFIPEELPGATAAALRSFMTTTA from the coding sequence ATGAGCGCTGACTGGTTCAACGGTTTCGAGTTTCAACAGATCCCGACCCAGGGCGCCCACGCCGCCGTGCGCGTGGGCGGCCGGCTCGACGGACCTGCGCTGGTGCTGCTGCACGGTTTTCCGCAAACCCACGTGATGTGGCATCGCGTGGCGCGCGAGCTGGCGCCCCACTTCAAACTGGTGCTGCCCGACCTGCGCGGCTATGGCGATTCGTCGCACGCGCCTGGCGAGAACGACCACAGCACATACAGCAAACGCGCGATGGCGCAGGACGTGGTCGACGTGGTGGATGCGCTGGGCATCTCCACCTTCTTTCTGTGCGGCCACGACCGCGGTGGCCGCGTGGCGCACCGGCTCGCGGTGGACCACCCGGCACGCGTGCGCAAGCTCTGCGTGATCGACATTGCCCCCACGCTGGACATGTACGCGCGCACCGACATGGCGTTTGCCCGCGCCTACTACCACTGGTTCCACCTGATCCAGCCCGCGCCCTTGCCCGAACTCATGATCGGCGGCAATGCGCTGGCCTATCTGCACGCCAAGCTCGGCGGGTGGGGCTCGGCACAGGGCACCACGCGCCTGCCGCACATCGAACCGCAGGCGTTGGCCGAGTACGAGCGCTGCTTCTGCCGCACCGAGGCGATTCGCAGCGCCTGCGAGGACTACCGCGCCAGCGCCGGCATCGACCTCGATCACGACCGCGAGAGCCGCGAGCGCGGACAACGCATCGCCTGCGACACGCAGGTGCTGTGGGGGGCGCGCGGCGTGGTGCAGAAGTTCTTCGATCCCCTCGCGCTCTGGCAAGCCCAGTGCGCAGGCACCGTGAGCGGCGAGGCCATGGCGGCCGGCCATTTCATTCCCGAGGAACTGCCCGGGGCCACCGCCGCAGCACTGCGCAGCTTCATGACCACCACCGCCTAA
- a CDS encoding glutathione S-transferase family protein — translation MLTVHHLNNSRSQRVLWLLEELGVPYQIERYERDRKTMLAPPALKKVHPLGKSPVVTDGQTTLAESGAIIEYLVERYGEGKFSPEPGTPSFLRYRYWLHYAEGSLMPPLLMKLVFDEVEKAPLLVRPIAKAISATVHKRFITPNLTQHLDFLEGELATSNWFAGRSFSAADVQMSFPVEAAVARAGLDESRPKLMDWLRRIHARPAYQRALVQGGPFELK, via the coding sequence ATGCTCACCGTCCACCACCTCAACAACTCGCGCTCGCAGCGCGTGCTCTGGCTGCTCGAAGAGTTGGGCGTGCCCTACCAGATCGAGCGCTACGAACGCGACCGCAAGACCATGCTGGCGCCGCCCGCACTCAAGAAGGTCCACCCGCTGGGCAAGTCGCCGGTGGTCACCGACGGGCAGACCACGCTGGCCGAGTCGGGCGCGATCATCGAGTACCTGGTGGAGCGTTACGGCGAGGGCAAGTTTTCACCCGAACCCGGCACGCCGTCGTTTCTGCGCTACCGCTACTGGCTGCACTACGCCGAAGGCTCGCTGATGCCGCCGCTGCTGATGAAGCTGGTGTTCGACGAGGTGGAGAAAGCCCCGCTGCTGGTGCGCCCGATCGCCAAGGCGATCTCGGCCACGGTGCACAAGCGCTTCATCACCCCCAACCTCACGCAGCATCTGGATTTTCTGGAAGGCGAACTCGCCACGTCGAACTGGTTCGCCGGCCGCTCGTTCAGCGCGGCCGATGTGCAGATGAGTTTTCCGGTGGAAGCCGCTGTGGCCCGCGCGGGGCTGGACGAGAGCCGCCCCAAGCTCATGGACTGGCTGCGCCGCATCCACGCCCGGCCTGCTTACCAGCGTGCGCTGGTGCAGGGTGGGCCGTTTGAATTGAAGTGA
- a CDS encoding YecA/YgfB family protein: MNTPLNTSPDPAGALDNEDYDALDAILDDLRTRGEDVPQWEFCEGAMAALLCTRRPVEPAEWLPMLLGTGALPTAPQEDGTHFANTAQYEQFMALWARRSAEVSASLAAPVDTLEDERSYHPELMDVRGAVAALPEAERAEFKDQELPAYAQVWALGFMFVVENWPEDWEPPRDKDTATWIDEALDHLVALTKDDTGQPTVNMHAEDGPPSVSDERLNAFGAAIWAVYDLAQIGRSLGPRVEPIRKAETPGRNDPCPCGSGKKYKKCHGA; this comes from the coding sequence ATGAACACCCCCCTGAACACGTCGCCCGACCCCGCCGGCGCGCTGGACAACGAAGACTACGACGCCCTCGACGCCATCCTGGACGACCTGCGCACGCGCGGTGAAGACGTGCCCCAGTGGGAGTTCTGCGAAGGCGCCATGGCTGCGCTGCTGTGCACGCGCCGCCCGGTGGAGCCGGCCGAGTGGTTGCCCATGCTGCTGGGCACCGGTGCGCTGCCCACCGCTCCGCAGGAAGATGGCACACACTTCGCCAACACCGCGCAGTACGAACAATTCATGGCGCTGTGGGCGCGGCGCAGCGCCGAGGTGTCCGCTTCATTGGCCGCGCCGGTGGACACGCTGGAAGACGAGCGCAGTTACCACCCCGAGTTGATGGACGTGCGCGGCGCGGTGGCCGCCTTGCCCGAGGCCGAACGCGCCGAGTTCAAGGACCAGGAGCTGCCGGCCTACGCGCAGGTGTGGGCGCTGGGCTTCATGTTCGTGGTGGAAAACTGGCCCGAAGACTGGGAGCCGCCGCGCGACAAGGACACCGCCACCTGGATCGACGAAGCGCTGGACCACCTGGTGGCCCTGACCAAGGACGACACCGGCCAACCCACGGTGAACATGCACGCCGAAGACGGCCCGCCGAGCGTGAGCGACGAGCGCCTCAACGCGTTCGGCGCGGCGATCTGGGCGGTGTACGACCTGGCCCAGATCGGGCGCAGCCTGGGGCCGCGCGTGGAGCCGATCCGCAAGGCGGAGACACCGGGGCGCAACGATCCGTGCCCGTGTGGCAGCGGAAAAAAATACAAGAAGTGCCACGGTGCCTGA
- a CDS encoding FMN-binding glutamate synthase family protein: MLERLNALYPVRYTALGLCVVLALLSLFTLIAFGIGGFWFLVFTGLSVLGVYDLRQTKSSVLRNYPVIGHLRFMLEKIRPEIRQYFLESDNEATPFSRSQRSLAYARAKGETDKRPFGTQVDQNATGHEWLNHSMAPSLLASHDFRLTIGGPGCTQPYEASVFNISAMSFGALSANAIQALNAGAKRGGFAHDTGEGSISAYHRLHGGDLIWEIGSGYFGCRDENGHFSPERFQANAMDPQVKMVEIKLSQGAKPGHGGVLPGPKVTPEIAAARGVIVGQDCVSPAAHSAFATPIELMHFIVRLRELSGGKPVGFKLCIGHPWEWFAIVKAMLETGITPDFIVVDGAEGGTGAAPLEFTDHVGAPLQEGLRLVHNTLVGVNLRDRIKIGCAGKVISAFDIVRAMAIGADWCNSARGFMFALGCIQAQSCHTGQCPTGVTTQDPVRQQALVVPDKAERVFQFHQRTLMALQELIQAAGLQHPAEITAHHLVRRVNQNEVRLLANLLPETLPGALLHDLTGQHAVFTTYWPQAHADRFGLA, translated from the coding sequence ATGCTCGAACGCCTCAACGCCCTCTATCCCGTGCGCTACACCGCGCTGGGCCTGTGTGTGGTGCTGGCGTTGCTGAGTCTGTTCACGCTGATCGCTTTCGGCATCGGCGGCTTCTGGTTCCTGGTGTTCACCGGTCTGTCGGTGCTCGGTGTGTACGACCTGCGGCAGACCAAAAGTTCGGTGCTGCGCAACTACCCCGTCATCGGCCACCTGCGCTTCATGCTGGAGAAAATCCGCCCCGAGATCCGCCAGTACTTTCTGGAGAGCGACAACGAGGCCACACCCTTCTCGCGCAGCCAGCGCAGTCTGGCCTACGCGCGCGCCAAGGGCGAGACCGACAAGCGCCCCTTCGGCACGCAGGTGGACCAGAACGCCACCGGTCACGAATGGCTCAACCACTCGATGGCGCCCAGCCTGCTCGCCTCGCACGATTTCCGTCTCACCATCGGTGGGCCGGGTTGCACGCAGCCCTATGAGGCCAGCGTCTTCAACATCTCGGCCATGAGCTTCGGCGCACTCTCGGCCAACGCGATCCAGGCGCTGAATGCCGGCGCCAAACGCGGCGGCTTTGCGCACGACACCGGCGAAGGCTCGATCTCCGCTTACCACCGGCTGCACGGCGGCGACCTGATCTGGGAGATCGGTTCGGGCTACTTCGGTTGCCGCGACGAGAACGGCCACTTCAGCCCCGAGCGCTTCCAGGCCAACGCCATGGACCCGCAGGTGAAGATGGTCGAGATCAAGCTCAGCCAGGGCGCCAAACCCGGGCACGGCGGTGTGTTGCCGGGGCCCAAGGTCACGCCCGAGATTGCGGCCGCGCGCGGCGTGATCGTGGGCCAGGACTGCGTCTCACCCGCCGCGCACAGCGCGTTCGCCACGCCCATCGAACTGATGCATTTCATCGTGCGCCTGCGCGAACTCTCCGGCGGCAAACCGGTGGGCTTCAAGCTGTGCATCGGCCATCCGTGGGAGTGGTTCGCCATCGTCAAGGCCATGCTGGAAACCGGCATCACACCCGACTTCATCGTGGTCGACGGCGCCGAGGGCGGCACGGGCGCGGCACCGCTGGAGTTCACCGACCACGTGGGCGCACCGCTGCAGGAAGGCCTGCGCCTGGTGCATAACACGCTGGTGGGCGTGAACCTGCGCGACCGCATCAAGATCGGTTGTGCCGGCAAGGTGATCAGCGCGTTCGACATCGTGCGGGCCATGGCCATCGGCGCCGACTGGTGCAACAGCGCGCGCGGCTTCATGTTTGCGCTGGGCTGCATCCAGGCCCAGAGCTGTCACACCGGCCAATGCCCCACCGGCGTGACCACGCAGGACCCGGTGCGCCAGCAGGCGCTGGTGGTGCCCGACAAGGCCGAGCGCGTGTTCCAGTTCCACCAGCGCACGCTCATGGCCCTGCAGGAACTCATCCAGGCCGCCGGCCTGCAACACCCGGCCGAGATCACCGCCCACCACCTGGTGCGCCGCGTGAACCAGAACGAAGTGCGCCTGCTCGCCAACCTGCTGCCCGAGACCCTGCCTGGCGCCCTGTTGCACGACCTCACCGGTCAGCACGCGGTGTTCACCACGTATTGGCCGCAGGCGCATGCTGACCGGTTCGGGTTGGCTTGA
- a CDS encoding toxin-antitoxin system YwqK family antitoxin has product MWIEMRWPLLALGAVFCANAWAVQSCELNGESVSRANGHTTAGKSGVMRCTDDSGQVRRLDQTLRGGKYVGPVLMVLADGERREYSVNERGNRDGVARTFDGKGTLRKEENFEDGSAVGVQKHFAEAGHLQELHFAAGRRTVLTIGYLADGRLTELRCAAVTLVPQDREVCGHAGRASEVTLHRADSQVAGTVSYLQGQMRRQTVLDREGRLVRNEELKDGRRIKRVFYPSGQQRSEADFIERDPNSREGREGVSREWAESGQLTQATTWADGYEQRIQQWYLNGKQKVRQQIRRDGRNQERTTESFWDSGLPAAVNVERNGRLRGWQKYFTESGVLAVEDEHGERGVLLRRKHFDAQGVFVREERFLEDGSRV; this is encoded by the coding sequence ATGTGGATTGAAATGCGCTGGCCCTTGTTGGCCCTGGGTGCGGTGTTCTGTGCGAACGCCTGGGCGGTGCAGAGTTGCGAACTCAACGGCGAAAGCGTGAGCCGCGCCAACGGCCACACCACCGCCGGCAAGAGCGGCGTGATGCGCTGCACCGACGACAGTGGCCAGGTGCGCCGGCTCGACCAGACGTTGCGCGGCGGCAAATACGTGGGTCCGGTGCTCATGGTGCTGGCCGACGGCGAGCGGCGCGAGTACAGCGTCAACGAACGCGGCAACCGCGACGGCGTGGCGCGCACCTTCGATGGCAAAGGCACGCTGCGCAAAGAGGAAAACTTCGAAGACGGCAGCGCCGTGGGCGTGCAGAAACACTTTGCCGAAGCCGGTCATTTGCAGGAACTGCACTTCGCCGCCGGCCGGCGCACCGTGCTCACCATCGGCTATCTTGCCGACGGCCGCCTGACCGAGCTGCGCTGCGCTGCCGTGACGCTGGTGCCGCAAGACCGCGAAGTGTGTGGCCACGCGGGCCGCGCCAGCGAGGTCACGCTCCACCGCGCAGACAGTCAGGTCGCCGGTACGGTGAGCTACCTGCAGGGCCAGATGCGGCGCCAGACCGTGCTCGACCGCGAAGGCCGGCTGGTGCGCAATGAAGAACTCAAGGACGGTAGGCGCATCAAGCGCGTGTTCTACCCCTCAGGTCAGCAGCGCTCGGAGGCCGATTTCATCGAGCGCGATCCCAACAGCCGCGAAGGCCGTGAAGGCGTGTCGCGCGAGTGGGCCGAGAGCGGCCAACTCACGCAGGCAACCACGTGGGCCGACGGCTACGAGCAGCGCATCCAGCAGTGGTACCTGAACGGCAAACAGAAAGTCCGCCAGCAGATCCGCCGCGATGGCCGCAACCAGGAACGCACCACCGAGAGCTTCTGGGACAGCGGCCTGCCCGCCGCAGTGAACGTGGAGCGCAACGGCCGCCTGCGGGGTTGGCAGAAATACTTCACCGAATCGGGCGTGCTGGCGGTGGAAGACGAACACGGCGAGCGCGGCGTGCTGCTGCGCCGCAAGCACTTTGATGCGCAGGGTGTGTTCGTGCGCGAAGAGCGGTTTCTGGAAGACGGTTCACGCGTTTGA